The following are from one region of the Lytechinus pictus isolate F3 Inbred chromosome 4, Lp3.0, whole genome shotgun sequence genome:
- the LOC135153889 gene encoding uncharacterized protein LOC135153889 — MEDSQFPVYIPDADYDLEDEIGNDTSSHLEEEEVFANPTYELDVQADRVDRDEVENDDDVNTNHVNEPVEVSDHQEEVAVLDVVAVEHNETSSERSSEVEHRGHDMMNGAIPTIPARPNGMDVERAGDFPTTRHDLTAEGKRIRERELTICMSMFVVTIILLVVSLVIYFAVSSARSLSTTTESPMSSATP; from the exons ATGGAGGACTCACAGTTCCCG GTTTACATTCCCGATGCTGATTACGATTTGGAGGACGAAATCGGCAACGATACGTCATCGCATTTGGAAGAGGAAGAAGTGTTCGCTAATCCGACCTACGAACTCGACGTCCAAGCCGACAGAGTAGATCGAGATGAAGTGGAGAACGATGACGATGTGAACACCAATCATGTCAATGAACCCGTTGAAGTCAGTGACCACCAAGAAGAGGTAGCAGTCCTCGATGTCGTAGCCGTGGAACACAACGAGACGTCGTCCGAGAGGTCTTCGGAGGTCGAACATCGAGGTCACGATATGATGAATGGAGCCATCCCAACTATCCCTGCTCGACCGAACGGAATGGACGTCGAACGGGCGGGCGATTTCCCCACGACGAGGCACGACCTCACTGCTGAAGGAAAACGGATACGTGAAAGAGAGCTAACAATTTGCATGTCTATGTTCGTCGTCACCATTATCCTGCTCGTCGTCAGTCTCGTTATTTACTTTGCCG TATCATCAGCCAGAAGCCTGTCCACGACAACGGAAAGTCCCATGTCATCAG CAACACCATAA
- the LOC129258909 gene encoding nephrin-like has protein sequence MAPRFGSLCYIVVLIELCLVHHSLQQINPIVMGPVDTEAAEGTDAVFYCKVRTGQGLIVYWIVDRSIAVGPNVNRNKALPKYEIFGNPSNGYYNLRIKNVTLDDAFQYDCLVDAQGGGSNFEAGATLSVVNPAEAPAGPSCLDTTANEIVLDEGDELGNYRCRSSGGRPLGELKWSLLRSDQTLVDVNFDTQVDSSPSITATSSSYTMTAADHESQLACSLTHPSLNSDATCTVPSGSTKLIVRHFPIIDFGPRLDVHYLETKNVTIRCTATAYPGLISNVPELTFSDRSMLLETTLVEEGAIEAVIRISQRSDVGKSINCSATNAMGTTTTTLEIELTPVLPVWLLVVLMIIACLIVLLLSLCCCYCFCNGCKPKPADDQPDLGDFKAAGYDVSESRSASVFQPNGLNGTDLRPINNDGDSFDDMPLNDYTEYPPPPPVSDTTTGFNDHETGEVNDGYLSPDAEDRFPPMIEDEHLMGEKRISSFKPDDMNLAPSPLPSLDLAPPKPIPIVEDE, from the coding sequence ATGGCGCCTCGCTTTGGATCACTGTGCTATATTGTAGTTTTGATAGAGCTGTGTCTCGTTCATCACAGTCTCCAGCAGATCAATCCGATTGTAATGGGGCCTGTGGACACCGAAGCCGCAGAAGGGACAGATGCAGTCTTCTACTGTAAGGTGCGAACAGGCCAGGGACTCATCGTCTACTGGATCGTTGACCGGTCCATCGCGGTAGGACCAAACGTGAACAGGAACAAAGCACTGCCGAAGTACGAGATATTCGGGAACCCCTCAAACGGATACTACAACCTGAGGATTAAAAACGTCACGCTCGACGACGCTTTCCAGTACGATTGCCTGGTCGATGCTCAAGGTGGGGGATCGAACTTCGAAGCGGGGGCGACGTTGAGCGTCGTCAATCCAGCCGAAGCGCCAGCGGGCCCGTCATGTCTAGATACAACTGCTAATGAGATCGTGTTGGATGAGGGAGACGAGCTCGGAAACTACCGATGTCGGTCTAGTGGGGGTCGGCCTCTTGGGGAATTGAAATGGAGCTTGCTCCGCTCGGATCAAACCCTTGTTGATGTGAATTTTGATACGCAGGTGGACTCGTCGCCCTCAATAACGGCGACGTCGAGCTCGTACACGATGACAGCGGCAGATCACGAGTCCCAGTTGGCGTGTTCGCTCACGCATCCGAGCCTCAACTCAGATGCTACATGTACTGTCCCATCGGGCTCGACGAAGCTCATCGTAAGGCACTTCCCCATCATCGACTTCGGTCCTCGTCTTGACGTCCACTACCTTGAGACTAAGAACGTTACGATCAGGTGCACAGCTACCGCTTACCCTGGCTTAATCTCCAACGTCCCCGAGCTCACCTTCTCCGATCGTAGCATGCTTCTTGAAACAACACTCGTGGAGGAAGGGGCCATTGAAGCCGTCATTCGGATCTCCCAACGTTCCGACGTCGGCAAAAGCATCAACTGCTCCGCCACAAATGCGATGGGGACCACGACTACGACGCTCGAGATCGAACTCACTCCCGTTCTCCCAGTCTGGCTTCTGGTGGTTCTTATGATCATAGCCTGTCTTATAGTTCTGCTGCTGTCCCTCTGCTGTTGCTACTGTTTCTGCAACGGCTGCAAACCAAAGCCAGCCGATGACCAACCTGACCTCGGCGACTTCAAGGCTGCCGGGTACGACGTCAGCGAATCTCGATCAGCATCCGTGTTCCAGCCCAACGGTTTGAACGGCACCGACCTGCGTCCCATCAACAACGACGGCGACAGTTTCGATGATATGCCCTTGAACGATTACACGGAGTATCCCCCGCCTCCTCCCGTCTCCGACACCACCACCGGGTTCAATGACCACGAAACCGGCGAGGTCAATGATGGTTACCTGTCACCGGATGCTGAAGACAGGTTTCCTCCTATGATCGAGGACGAGCATCTGATGGGTGAAAAGAGGATATCATCCTTCAAACCTGATGACATGAATCTGGCCCCATCTCCTCTGCCGTCTCTCGATCTAGCTCCGCCTAAACCTATACCAATCGTCGAAGACGAATGA
- the LOC129258908 gene encoding uncharacterized protein DDB_G0271670-like, protein MDAYSRPFHLALFLLSWWDVSLVASQFVLQPTDVAVVFPRAVTLDCVFDGDIVSRPVFWHRYTGDPPVKEELYNTRDNRFFIAGDRNDGHYNLFINATRLSDSGLYGCSYGTASTRNATLTVLPTSWIPVCEKTPESERTLVGDSVELGCSSTGSSSTSLQWLRNGALIGPGSITRDDTMVSVSHFEIVPSDSSITFTCNASLPGLDQRYQCTLGPYPESDSNSGTTALIPFIIVGILSVVVILLFVIVLFILFRHRRCRFCQEQPVEPQMVLDAEAIAAGRGFTTIIRDDDDDDGDGDEAVGGDSVDNPTLSDSQPDLLSSIISPSTIAQKSPNSTLRQNMNHNRESVAPKKPSDVEKLRPSELRRMKKKRTLSSRSGQSQREPSPSVSSSTSSSRDAPKSTSPVSVDHNITPRSTSTTSIDNQIDQSQPGTSQGTNHSGINNLDASVGRKNRFTRKKNSRKSSSPSGASSTSPRNISEPGSSATRQSESVIYAELDFSKNVGMNILGDEHL, encoded by the coding sequence ATGGATGCTTATAGCAGACCGTTTCATCTCGCATTGTTCTTGCTATCATGGTGGGATGTATCACTCGTGGCGAGCCAATTTGTTCTCCAGCCAACAGACGTAGCGGTTGTTTTTCCTCGAGCGGTAACACTTGACTGTGTCTTCGATGGGGACATAGTATCAAGGCCGGTTTTCTGGCACCGCTACACCGGCGATCCCCCGGTCAAGGAAGAACTCTACAACACGCGAGACAACCGCTTTTTCATTGCCGGTGACCGCAACGACGGTCATTATAACCTCTTCATTAACGCGACGCGGTTAAGCGATAGCGGGCTCTACGGCTGCAGTTACGGAACCGCGTCAACGCGGAACGCGACGCTGACTGTGCTTCCAACATCGTGGATACCCGTGTGCGAGAAGACACCGGAAAGTGAGCGGACGCTCGTGGGTGATAGTGTCGAACTTGGGTGCTCGTCTACGGGGTCGTCGTCGACTTCGCTTCAATGGCTACGTAATGGTGCGCTAATTGGCCCGGGTAGTATAACACGCGATGACACCATGGTGAGTGTGTCACACTTTGAAATAGTACCCAGTGACTCCTCTATCACCTTCACGTGTAATGCCTCCCTACCAGGGCTCGACCAGCGCTACCAGTGCACGCTCGGTCCGTACCCCGAGAGCGATTCGAACTCGGGAACCACTGCCCTGATTCCGTTCATCATCGTCGGGATTCTTAGTGTCGTGGTCATCCTCCTCTTTGTCATCGTTCTCTTCATTCTCTTTCGACATCGACGGTGTCGTTTTTGTCAGGAACAACCAGTGGAGCCCCAGATGGTTCTCGATGCCGAGGCCATCGCAGCTGGTCGTGGCTTTACAACCATAATCcgagatgatgacgatgatgatggcgatggcgATGAGGCTGTCGGAGGGGATAGTGTTGACAATCCCACCCTGAGTGACAGCCAACCAGATCTCTTATCGTCCATTATCAGTCCTTCAACCATAGCTCAGAAATCCCCCAACAGCACCTTACGTCAAAACATGAACCACAACAGGGAATCGGTGGCGCCGAAGAAGCCATCCGATGTCGAAAAGCTTCGACCTTCTGAACTcagaagaatgaagaaaaaacgcACGCTCTCTAGCAGATCGGGGCAATCTCAACGAGAACCATCACCTTCAGTCTCGTCATCAACCTCTTCAAGCAGGGACGCACCAAAATCAACATCCCCGGTGAGTGTCGATCACAATATAACTCCACGCAGCACGTCTACGACATCAATCGACAATCAAATTGACCAGTCACAGCCCGGAACGTCACAGGGTACAAACCATTCCGGTATTAACAATCTCGATGCTTCGGTCGGGAGGAAAAACAGATTCACAAGAAAAAAGAACTCTAGGAAGTCGTCAAGTCCATCGGGCGCTTCATCTACTTCCCCTCGGAACATCTCCGAGCCAGGAAGCAGTGCGACGCGACAATCGGAATCGGTCATCTATGCCGAGCTAGACTTCAGCAAGAACGTTGGTATGAATATACTCGGTGATGAACATTTGTAA